AAACTGAAGGAATGGCTGCATTTTTAGAAAGAAGAGCAGAAAAGAATTTCAAAAATAAATAATATTATAGAATTTTGCTAAAAATCTATTAGAGGTTTATATATAGTTTGTTATAAAGTAGGTTTAAATAACAAGGAGGGTAATTTAATGAATTTTAAGTTAACTAGAGAACAAGAATTAGTACAACAAATGGTTAGAGAATTCGCAGTAAATGAAGTTAAACCAATAGCTGCTGAAATCGATGAGACAGAAAGATTCCCTATGGAAAATGTTGAAATAATGGCTAAGTTAGGAATGATGGGTATCCCATTTTCTAAAGAATTTGGTGGAGCAGGCGGAGATGTACTTTCATATATAATCGCTGTAGAAGAATTATCAAAAGTTTGTGGTACTACTGGAGTTATACTTTCAGCTCATACATCATTATGTGCATCAGTAATTAACGAAAATGGTACTAAAGAACAAAGAGAAAAATATTTACCTGATCTTTGTAGCGGTAAGAAAATTGGTGCTTTCGGATTAACTGAACCAGGTGCTGGTACAGATGCTGCAGGACAACAAACAACTGCTGTATTAGAAGGTGACCATTATGTATTAAATGGTTCAAAAATATTCATAACAAATGGTGGAGTTGCTGAAACTTTCATAATCTTTGCTATGACAGATAAATCAAAAGGAACTAAAGGAATTTCTGCATTTATAGTAGAAAAATCATTCCCAGGCTTCTCAATAGGAAAATTAGAAAATAAGATGGGTATCAGAGCATCTTCAACCACTGAATTAGTTATGGAAAACTGTATAGTTCCAAAAGAAAACCTATTAAGTCAAGAAGGTAAGGGATTTGGAATAGCAATGAAGACTCTTGATGGAGGAAGAATTGGTATAGCTGCAAAAGCGTTAGGTATTGCAGAAGGAGCTTTTGAAGAAGCTGTTAATTACATGAAAGAAAGAAAGCAATTTGGTAAGCCATTATCAGCATTCCAAGGATTACAATGGTATATTGCAGAAATGGATGTTAAAATTCAAGCTGCTAAATATTTAGTATACCT
The window above is part of the Clostridium saccharoperbutylacetonicum N1-4(HMT) genome. Proteins encoded here:
- a CDS encoding acyl-CoA dehydrogenase; the protein is MNFKLTREQELVQQMVREFAVNEVKPIAAEIDETERFPMENVEIMAKLGMMGIPFSKEFGGAGGDVLSYIIAVEELSKVCGTTGVILSAHTSLCASVINENGTKEQREKYLPDLCSGKKIGAFGLTEPGAGTDAAGQQTTAVLEGDHYVLNGSKIFITNGGVAETFIIFAMTDKSKGTKGISAFIVEKSFPGFSIGKLENKMGIRASSTTELVMENCIVPKENLLSQEGKGFGIAMKTLDGGRIGIAAKALGIAEGAFEEAVNYMKERKQFGKPLSAFQGLQWYIAEMDVKIQAAKYLVYLAATKKQAGEPYSVDAARAKLFAAEVAMEVTTKAVQIFGGYGYTKEYPVERMMRDAKICEIYEGTSEVQKMVIAGSILR